The Misgurnus anguillicaudatus chromosome 21, ASM2758022v2, whole genome shotgun sequence genome includes a window with the following:
- the LOC129438757 gene encoding mucin-2-like yields MEKDCPGICLVKSGSHITTYDGRTYSFHGDCTYVLMKHAEFAVLGDLMKCGTTETETCLKTVTLFLSQGNTIFSIQSDGKLFVNRIFTSLPLSTAGVMIFKPTSFFIIVQTSFGLQLEIQLVPIMQLYIKADVSHKQKTNGLCGNYNSVQSDDFITVSGSLEGTGAGFANGWKIRANCPDVQSNFEDPCRLSLRNERYAQKWCSLLSDPNGVFAPCHKEISPDVYQKTCIYDACNCENSEECMCAALSSYVHACAAKGIFLHDWRNAVCGTFSASCPSTMIYSYGVQNNSRSCHCHSEPDFTCAAEFDPVDGCVCPEGTFLNEEGKCVPPNNCSCFNKGTVIPPGEVIIKDGSKCTCKEGKLSCVGQKMKQLSCPNPMRYFNCTSAAPGSTGLECQKSCNTVEMTCISTECISGCMCPPGLLSDGSGGCISEDLCPCVHNGNAHQPGETINVECNTCTCKGRKWKCTKNQCYGTCKIYGDGHYITFDGKRYTFDGNCEYTLIRDFCGPTNATGTFRVLTENVPCGTTGTTCSKAVKIFLGNKELKLTDGGFEVLQRESGEDIPYRIRVMGMYLVIEANNGLVVMWDQKTSMFIKLSPNFKGAVCGLCGNYDGNANNDFMLRNQEVVIKPLEFGNSWKKSSSCPDAVEIKDPCSDNPNRQSWAQIQCSIIKSEIFISCHAQVDPSPFYDACVRDSCACDNGGDCECYCTTVAAYAQACNEAGACVDWRTPKICPLFCDYYNPPEECEWHYKPCGAPCMQTCRNPSGNCSSQIPALEGCYPKCPPGQSFFDEDTMKCVKEEQCGCFDEQGNHYLNDERVPSEENCQIWYATI; encoded by the exons ATGGAGAAAGATTGTCCAGGGATTTGTTTGGTAAAGAGCGGCTCACATATAACCACATACGATGGCCGAACGTACAGTTTTCATGGAGACTGTACTTATGTACTTATGAAG CACGCAGAGTTTGCTGTTTTGGGAGATTTAATGAAATGTGGCACCACTGAGACTGAAACATGTTTGAAGACGGTAACTCTGTTCCTGTCACAGGGAAACACA atcTTCAGTATTCAGTCTGACGGAAAGCTGTTTGTTAACCGAATATTCACGTCGCTtcctctctccacag CGGGTGTGATGATTTTCAAGCCCACCTCATTCTTCATCATCGTTCAAACATCTTTTGGGCTTCAGCTGGAGATTCAACTCGTACCAATAATGCAGCTCTACATTAAAGCTGATGTGAGTCACAAACAGAAAACTAACG GTTTATGTGGTAATTATAACAGCGTCCAGTCGGATGACTTCATCACTGTTAGCGGCTCTCTGGAGGGCACGGGTGCAGGTTTCGCCAACGGCTGGAAAATACGAGCAAACTGTCCTGACGTTCAGAGCAACTTTGAGGATCCTTGCAGACTCAGTTTGAGAAATG AGAGATACGCTCAGAAATGGTGCTCTCTGCTGTCAGACCCAAATGGGGTTTTTGCTCCATGCCACAAAGAGATCAGCCCTGATGTCTATCAAAAA ACCTGCATTTATGACGCCTGCAATTGTGAGAATAGTGAGGAGTGCATGTGTGCTGCTCTCTCTTCATATGTACATGCATGTGCTGCTAAAGGGATTTTTCTACATGACTGGAGAAACGCTGTATGTG GGACGTTTTCTGCCAGCTGCCCCAGTACTATGATTTATTCATACGGAGTTCAAAACAACAGTCGCTCCTGCCATTGCCATAGTGAGCCAGACTTCACGTGTGCCGCTGAATTTGATCCAGTAGACGGTTGTGTCTGTCCTGAGGGAACGTTTCTGAATGAAGAAGGAAAGTGTGTTCCTCCAAACAACTGTTCCTGTTTTAATAAAGGCACCGTGATTCCTCCGGGTGAAGTTATCATCAAAGATGGCAGCAAGTG cACTTGCAAGGAGGGAAAACTCAGTTGTGTTGGGCAGAAAATGAAACAGCTAT CTTGCCCAAATCCAATGAGGTACTTCAACTGCACAAGTGCTGCTCCTGGATCTACAGGCTTGGAGTGCCAGAAAAGTTGCAACACTGTTGAAATGACATGT ATTAGCACAGAGTGCATTTCCGGCTGCATGTGTCCACCTGGACTGCTGTCAGATGGGAGTGGTGGTTGCATCAGTGAAGATCTTTGTCCATGTGTTCACAATGGCAATGCACACCAACCTGGAGAAACAATCAACGTGGAGTGCAATACATG CACTTGTAAGGGCAGAAAATGGAAGTGTACCAAAAACCAGTGCTATGGGACGTGCAAAATTTATGGTGATggtcattacattacatttgatGGCAAAAGATACACTTTTGATGGAAATTGTGAATACACATTAATAAGA GATTTTTGCGGTCCTACAAATGCCACCGGAACCTTCAGGGTTCTCACAGAGAACGTACCGTGTGGAACGACCGGCACCACGTGCTCAAAAGCTGTCAAGATCTTCCTCGGG AACAAAGAGCTCAAACTGACGGATGGAGGTTTTGAGGTTCTTCAGAGAGAGTCGGGTGAGGATATTCCTTATCGGATTCGAGTAATGGGAATGTACCTGGTCATTGAAGCAAATAATGGTCTTGTTGTTATGTGGGACCAGAAGACAAGCATGTTCATCAAACTCAGTCCAAATTTTAag GGTGCCGTTTGTGGTCTTTGTGGAAATTATGATGGCAATGCAAACAACGACTTCATGTTGAGAAATCAGGAGGTGGTAATCAAACCCTTGGAATTTGGAAATAGTTGGAAAAAATCCTCCAGCTGTCCGGATGCTGTTGAAATCAAAGATCCCTGCTCGGATAACCCTAACAGGCAATCGTGGGCTCAGATACAATGTAGCATCATCAAAAGTGAAATTTTTATTTCGTGTCACGCTCAA GTGGATCCGTCTCCTTTCTATGACGCATGCGTGCGAGACTCATGTGCTTGTGATAACGGTGGAGATTGTGAATGTTATTGTACGACTGTAGCAGCTTATGCACAAGCCTGTAATGAAGCCGGAGCCTGTGTTGACTGGAGAACACCAAAAATATGCC CATTGTTCTGCGATTATTATAACCCTCCTGAGGAATGCGAGTGGCACTATAAACCTTGTGGAGCTCCTTGTATGCAGACTTGCAGAAACCCATCAGGAAATTGCTCAAGTCAAATACCAGCACTTGAAG gtTGTTACCCGAAATGTCCCCCTGGACAGTCTTTCTTTGATGAAGACACAATGAAATGTGTAAAAGAGGAGCAGTGTGGCTGCTTTGACGAGCAGGGGAATCATTATCTCAACGATGAGAGAGTTCCTTCAGaagaaaactgtcaaatatgGTATGCTACCATTTAA
- the LOC141352840 gene encoding mucin-5AC-like, with protein MQVKCRAKRFPGLPLSELGQTVKCNPKDGFVCLNKDQGLTQRCFDYEIRVLCCDGNCGILPTHAPLPTTTRVSSTSTSTSASTSTPTIHSSSTSTSISSTVTSTPTPPTSYSTSTTPKSTTFNPSPGCVCSWSDWLNFGGPTTGPNGGEFIPIENITDTYPSLCKVPVQMECRAKLFPGLPLSQLGQTVKCNAKDGLICLNRNQGLVQRCFDYEIRVLCCDGNCGSFPTHEPLSATTKVSSTSTSTSASTSTPTVQSFTTSTSTSSPVTSTPTHSTSSSTSTTPKSTTVNPPPGCVCSWSDWLDFGGPTTGQNGGESIPIKKITDTYPSLCKVPTQVECHARRFPGLPLSELGQTVKCDTKDGLVCLNRNQGLAQRCFDYEIRVLCCDGNCSSLPTHAPLPTTTRVSPTSMTTSASTSTPTVQSSSTSTSFSSTVKSTPTPSTSSSTSTTTISTTFSPPPGCVCSWSDWLDFGGPTTGPDSGAVIPIEKITDTYPSLCKVPYQHKWNATLDVFLDSLFQSLARQ; from the exons ATGCAAGTGAAATGTCGGGCAAAACGTTTTCCCGGACTCCCTCTTTCAGAGCTTGGCCAGACAGTGAAATGTAATCCAAAAGATGGATTTGTTTGCTTGAATAAAGACCAAGGCCTCACACAGCGGTGCTTTGACTATGAGATCAGAGTGCTCTGTTGTGATGGAAACTGTGGCATCCTCCCAACACATGCACCACTTCCAACCACCACTAGGGTGTCATCAACAAGCACATCCACATCAGCAAGTACATCAACACCAACCATCCATAGTTCCAGCACTAGCACAAGCATTTCTTCCACTGTAACATCCACTCCAACTCCTCCAACAAGTTATTCAACTTCCACAACACCAAAATCGACCACTTTTAATCCTTCTCCTGGATGTGTTTGCAGTTGGTCAGATTGGCTGAACTTCGGAGGCCCAACAACAGGTCCTAACGGTGGTGAATTTATTCcaattgaaaacattacagacaCCTATCCATCCCTCTGCAAAGTACCAGTACAAATGGAATGTCGGGCAAAACTTTTCCCTGGACTCCCTTTATCACAGCTTGGCCAGACAGTGAAATGTAATGCAAAAGATGGATTGATTTGCTTAAATAGAAACCAAGGCCTCGTACAACGGTGCTTTGACTATGAGATCAGAGTGCTCTGTTGTGATGGAAACTGTGGCAGCTTCCCAACACATGAACCACTTTCAGCCACGACTAAAGTGTCATCAACAAGCACATCCACATCAGCAAGTACATCAACACCAACAGTCCAGAGTTTCACCACTAGCACAAGCACTTCTTCTCCTGTAACATCCACTCCAACTCATTCAACAAGTTCTTCAACTTCCACAACACCAAAATCAACCACTGTTAATCCTCCTCCTGGATGTGTTTGCAGTTGGTCAGATTGGCTGGACTTTGGAGGCCCAACAACAGGTCAAAACGGTGGTGAATCAattccaataaaaaaaataactgacACCTATCCTTCCCTCTGCAAAGTACCAACACAAGTGGAATGTCACGCTAGACGTTTTCCTGGACTCCCTCTTTCAGAGCTTGGCCAGACAGTGAAATGTGATACAAAAGATGGATTAGTTTGCTTGAATAGAAACCAAGGCCTTGCACAGCGGTGCTTTGATTATGAGATCAGAGTGCTCTGTTGTGATGGAAACTGTAGCAGCCTCCCAACACATGCACCACTTCCAACCACCACTAGGGTGTCACCAACAAGCATGACCACATCAGCAAGCACATCCACACCAACAGTCCAGAGTTCCTCCACTAGCACAAGCTTTTCTTCTACTGTAAAATCGACTCCAACACCTTCAACAAGTTCTTCAACTTCCACAACAACAATATCAACCACATTTAGTCCTCCACCTGGATGTGTTTGCAGTTGGTCAGATTGGCTGGACTTTGGTGGCCCAACCACTGGTCCTGATAGTGGGGCAGTAATACCAATTGAAAAAATAACTGATACCTACCCTTCCCTCTGCAAAGTACCG TACCAACACAAGTGGAATGCCACGCTAGACGTTTTCCTGGACTCCCTCTTTCAGAGCTTGGCCAGACAGTGA
- the LOC141352839 gene encoding mucin-5AC-like, which produces MTTSASTSTPTVQSSSTSTSFSSTVTSTPTPSTSSSTSTTTISTTFSPPPGCVCSWSDWLDFGGPTTGPDSGAVIPIEKITDTYPSLCKVPVQMECRAKLFPGLPLSQLGQTVKCNAKDGLICLNKNQGLVQRCFDYEIRVLCCDGNCGSLPTHAPLPTTTRVSSTSTSTSASTSTPTVQSSTTSTSISFTVTSTPTHSTSSSTSTTPKSTTFNPSPGCVCSWSDWLDFGGPTTGQNGGESIPIKKITDTYPSLCKVPTQVECHTRRFPGFPLSALGQTVKCDTKDGLVCLNKNQGLSQRCFDYEIRVLCCDGNCSSIPTHTPLPTTTRVSSTSTSTSASTFTTTVQSSSSTSISKTSSMVTSTTTPSTSSPTSTTPKSTMFSPPPGCVCNWSDWLDFGGPTTGPNGGEFIPIEKITDTYPSLCKVPVQIECRAKLFPGLPLSQLGQTVKCNAKDGLICLNRNQGLEQRCFDYEIRVLCCDGNCGSLPTLTPLPTTTRVSPTSTSTSASTSTLTVQSSSISTSISSIVTFTATPSKSSPTPTIKSTTFSPPPGCVCSWSDWLDFGGPTTGHNGGELIPTKKNI; this is translated from the coding sequence ATGACCACATCAGCAAGCACATCCACACCAACAGTCCAGAGTTCCTCCACTAGCACAAGCTTTTCTTCTACTGTAACATCGACTCCAACTCCTTCAACAAGTTCTTCAACTTCCACAACAACAATATCAACCACATTTAGTCCTCCACCTGGATGTGTTTGCAGTTGGTCAGATTGGCTGGACTTTGGTGGCCCAACCACTGGTCCTGATAGTGGGGCAGTAATACCAATTGAAAAAATAACTGATACCTACCCTTCCCTCTGCAAAGTACCAGTACAAATGGAATGTCGGGCAAAACTTTTCCCTGGACTTCCTTTATCACAGCTTGGCCAGACAGTGAAATGTAATGCAAAAGATGGATTGATTTGCTTGAATAAAAACCAAGGCCTCGTACAGCGGTGCTTTGACTATGAGATCAGAGTGCTCTGTTGTGATGGAAATTGTGGCAGCCTCCCAACACATGCACCACTTCCAACCACCACTAGGGTGTCATCAACAAGCACATCCACATCAGCAAGCACATCCACACCAACAGTCCAGAGTTCCACCACTAGCACAAGCATTTCTTTCACTGTAACATCCACTCCAACTCATTCAACAAGTTCTTCCACTTCCACAACACCAAAATCAACCACTTTTAATCCTTCTCCTGGATGTGTTTGCAGTTGGTCAGATTGGTTGGACTTCGGAGGCCCAACAACAGGTCAAAACGGTGGTGAATCAAttccaattaaaaaaataactgataCCTACCCTTCCCTCTGCAAAGTACCAACACAAGTGGAATGTCACACAAGACGTTTTCCTGGATTCCCTCTTTCAGCACTTGGCCAGACAGTGAAATGTGATACAAAAGATGGATTAGTTTGCTTGAATAAAAACCAAGGCCTCTCACAGCGGTGCTTTGATTATGAGATCAGAGTGCTCTGTTGTGATGGAAACTGTAGCAGCATCCCAACACATACACCACTTCCAACCACAACTAGAGTGTCATCAACAAGCACATCCACATCAGCAAGCACATTTACAACAACAGTCCAGAGTTCTTCTAGTACAAGCATTTCCAAAACGTCTTCAATGGTAACATCCACTACAACTCCTTCAACAAGTTCTCCAACTTCCACCACACCAAAATCAACCATGTTTAGTCCTCCTCCTGGGTGTGTTTGCAATTGGTCAGATTGGCTGGACTTTGGTGGCCCAACAACAGGTCCTAACGGTGGTGAATTTATTCCAATTGAAAAAATTACAGACACCTATCCATCCCTCTGCAAAGTACCAGTACAAATAGAATGTCGGGCAAAACTTTTCCCTGGACTCCCTTTATCACAGCTTGGCCAGACAGTGAAATGTAATGCAAAAGATGGATTGATTTGCTTAAATAGAAACCAAGGCCTCGAACAGCGGTGCTTTGACTATGAGATCAGAGTGCTCTGTTGTGATGGAAACTGTGGCAGCCTCCCAACACTTACACCACTTCCAACCACCACTAGGGTGTCACCAACAAGCACATCCACATCAGCAAGCACATCAACACTAACAGTACAGAGTTCCTCCATTAGTACAAGCATTTCTTCTATTGTAACGTTCACTGCAACTCCTTCAAAAAGTTCTCCAACTCCCACAATAAAATCAACCACATTTAGTCCTCCTCCTGGATGTGTTTGCAGTTGGTCAGATTGGCTGGACTTTGGAGGCCCAACAACAGGTCATAATGGTGGTGAATTAAtaccaacaaaaaaaaatatctgA
- the LOC141352837 gene encoding mucin-5AC produces the protein MSTSSSTSTSTVQSSSTSINISTTPTNATYTKTSSTSSPTSTTLKPTMFSPSSGCVCSWSDWLDFGGPTTGPNGGAVIPIKKITDTYPSICKVPVKVECRAKRFPGLPLSQLGQTVKCSANDGLVCLNRNQGFAQRCFDYEIRVLCCDGNCGSLSTHAPLPTTTSVSSTSMTTSASTYTPTVQRSSSSISIFSTVTSTPTPSRSSPTSIPPKSTVFSPPPGCVCSWSDWLDFGGPTTGPNGGAVITIEKITDTYSSLCKVPMQVECRAKRFPGLPLSQLGQTVKCNAKDGLVCLNKNQGLTQQCVDFEIRVLCCDGNCGSLSTHAPISATTRVSSTSMATSASTSTPTVQSSTTSTSTSSPVTSAPTPSTSSSTSTTPKSTTVNPPPGCVCSWSDWLDFGGPTTGPNSGESIPIKKITDTYPSLCKVPTQVECRAKRFPGLPLSELGQTVKCDTKDGFVCLNRNQGLAQRCFDYEIRVLCCDGNCSSLPTHAQLPTTSRVSSSSMTTSASTFTPTVQSSSTSTSISKTSSMVTFTATPSTSSPTSKTTSTTFSPPPGCVCSWSDWLDFGGPTTGPNGGAVIPIEKITDTYPSICKVPVQMECRAKLFPGLPLSQLGQTVKCNPKDGLICLNRNQGLTQRCFDYEIRVLCCDGNCVSLSTHAPLSATTKVSSTSTSTSAITSTPTVQSSTTSISISSTLTSTPTPSTSSPTSTTPKSTVFSPPPGCVCSWSDWLDFGGPTTGPNGGAVIPIEKITDTHSSLCKIPIQVECRAKHFPGLPLSQLGQTVKCDAKDGLVCLNKNQGLTQQCVDFEIRVLCCDGNCGSLSTHAPLSATTKVSSTSTSTSASSSTPTVQSFTTSTSTSSPVTSTPTTSISSSTSTTPKSTTFNPSPGCVCSWSDWLDFGGPTTGQNGGETIPIKKITDTYPSLCKVPTKVECRTRRFPGLPLSALGQTVKCDAKDGLVCLNKDQGLTQRCFDYEIRVLCCDGNCSSIPTHTPLPTTTRVSSTSMTTSASTFTPTVLSSSSTSISKTSSMVTSTTTPSTSSPTSTTPKSTMFSPPPGCVCSWSDWLDFGGPTTGPNGGAVIPIEKITDTHSSLCKIPIQVECRAKLFPGLPLSQLGQTVKCNAKDGLICLNRNQGLIQRCFDYEIRVLCCDGNCGSLPTHEPLSATTKVSSTSTSTSASTSTPTVQSSTTSTSTSSPVTSTPTHSTSSSTSTTPKSTTVNPPPGCVCSWSDWLDFGGPITGQNGGESIPIKK, from the coding sequence ATGTCCACTTCATCAAGCACATCCACATCAACAGTCCAGAGTTCCTCCACTAGTATAAACATTTCAACAACTCCCACAAATGCAACATATACTAAAACTTCATCAACAAGTTCTCCAACTTCAACAACACTAAAACCAACCATGTTCAGCCCCTCCTCTGGATGTGTTTGCAGTTGGTCAGATTGGCTGGACTTTGGAGGCCCAACAACAGGTCCTAACGGTGGTGCAGTAAtaccaattaaaaaaattactgacACCTATCCTTCTATCTGCAAAGTACCAGTGAAAGTGGAATGTCGAGCAAAACGTTTCCCTGGACTTCCTCTTTCACAGCTTGGCCAGACAGTGAAATGTAGTGCAAACGATGGATTGGTTTGCTTAAATAGAAACCAAGGCTTTGCACAGCGGTGCTTTGACTATGAGATCAGAGTGCTCTGTTGTGATGGAAACTGTGGCAGCCTCTCAACACATGCACCACTTCCAACCACCACTAGTGTCTCATCAACTAGTATGACAACATCAGCAAGCACATACACACCAACAGTCCAGAGATCCTCCAGTAGCATAAGCATTTTTTCTACTGTAACATCCACTCCAACTCCTTCAAGAAGTTCTCCAACTTCCATACCACCAAAATCAACCGTGTTTAGTCCTCCTCCTGGATGTGTTTGCAGTTGGTCAGATTGGCTGGACTTTGGTGGCCCAACAACAGGTCCTAATGGTGGTGCAGTAATAACGATTGAAAAAATAACTGATACCTATTCTTCCCTATGCAAAGTACCTATGCAAGTGGAATGTCGGGCAAAACGTTTCCCAGGACTTCCTCTTTCACAGCTTGGCCAGACAGTGAAATGTAATGCAAAAGATGGATTAGTTTGCTTGAATAAAAACCAAGGCCTCACACAGCAGTGCGTTGACTTTGAGATCAGAGTGCTCTGTTGTGATGGAAATTGTGGCAGCCTCTCAACACATGCACCAATTTCAGCCACCACTAGAGTGTCATCAACAAGCATGGCCACATCAGCAAGTACATCAACACCAACAGTCCAGAGTTCCACCACTAGCACAAGCACTTCTTCTCCTGTAACATCCGCTCCAACTCCTTCAACAAGTTCTTCAACTTCCACAACACCAAAATCAACCACTGTTAATCCTCCTCCTGGATGTGTTTGCAGTTGGTCAGATTGGCTGGACTTCGGAGGCCCAACAACAGGTCCAAACAGTGGTGAATCCAttccaattaaaaaaataactgacaCCTATCCTTCCCTCTGCAAAGTACCAACACAAGTGGAATGTCGTGCAAAACGTTTTCCTGGACTCCCTCTTTCAGAGCTTGGCCAGACAGTGAAATGTGATACAAAAGATGGATTTGTTTGCTTGAATAGAAACCAAGGCCTGGCACAGCGGTGCTTTGACTATGAAATCAGAGTGCTCTGTTGTGATGGAAACTGTAGCAgcctcccaacccatgcacaaCTTCCAACGACCTCTAGGGTGTCATCATCAAGCATGACCACATCAGCAAGCACATTTACACCAACAGTCCAGAGTTCCTCCACTAGTACAAGCATTTCCAAAACTTCTTCAATGGTAACATTCACTGCAACTCCTTCAACAAGTTCTCCAACATCCAAAACAACATCAACCACGTTTAGTCCTCCACCTGGATGTGTTTGCAGTTGGTCAGATTGGCTGGACTTTGGTGGCCCAACAACAGGTCCTAACGGTGGTGCAGTAATACCAATTGAAAAAATTACTGACACCTATCCTTCTATCTGCAAAGTACCAGTACAAATGGAATGTAGGGCAAAGCTTTTTCCTGGACTCCCTTTATCACAGCTTGGCCAAACAGTGAAATGTAATCCAAAAGACGGATTGATCTGCTTAAATAGAAACCAAGGCCTCACACAGCGGTGCTTTGATTATGAGATCAGAGTGCTCTGTTGTGATGGAAATTGTGTCAGCCTCTCAACACACGCACCACTTTCAGCCACCACTAAAGTGTCATCAACAAGCACATCCACATCAGCAATTACATCAACACCAACAGTCCAGAGTTCCACCACTAGCATAAGCATTTCTTCTACTTTAACATCCACTCCAACTCCTTCAACAAGTTCTCCAACTTCCACAACACCAAAATCAACCGTGTTTAGTCCTCCTCCTGGATGTGTTTGCAGTTGGTCAGATTGGCTGGACTTTGGTGGCCCAACAACAGGTCCTAACGGTGGTGCAGTAATACCGATTGAAAAAATAACTGATACCCATTCTTCCCTATGCAAAATACCAATACAAGTGGAATGTCGGGCAAAACATTTCCCAGGACTCCCTCTTTCACAACTTGGCCAGACAGTGAAATGTGACGCAAAAGATGGATTAGTTTGCTTGAATAAAAACCAAGGCCTCACACAGCAGTGCGTTGACTTTGAGATCAGAGTGCTCTGTTGTGATGGAAATTGTGGCAGCCTCTCAACACATGCACCACTTTCAGCCACCACTAAAGTGTCATCAACAAGCACATCCACATCAGCAAGTTCATCAACACCAACAGTCCAGAGTTTCACCACTAGCACAAGCACTTCTTCTCCTGTAACATCCACTCCAACTACTTCAATAAGTTCTTCAACTTCCACAACACCAAAATCAACCACTTTTAATCCTTCTCCTGGATGTGTTTGCAGTTGGTCAGATTGGTTGGACTTCGGAGGCCCAACAACAGGTCAAAACGGTGGTGAAACAAttccaattaaaaaaataactgataCCTATCCTTCCCTCTGCAAAGTACCAACAAAAGTGGAATGTCGCACAAGACGTTTTCCTGGACTCCCTCTTTCAGCACTTGGCCAGACAGTGAAATGTGATGCAAAAGATGGATTAGTTTGCTTGAATAAAGACCAAGGCCTCACACAGCGGTGCTTTGACTATGAGATCAGAGTGCTCTGTTGTGATGGAAACTGTAGCAGCATCCCAACACATACACCACTTCCAACCACCACTAGAGTGTCATCAACAAGCATGACCACATCAGCAAGCACATTTACACCAACAGTCCTGAGTTCTTCTAGTACAAGCATTTCCAAAACGTCTTCAATGGTAACATCCACTACAACTCCTTCAACAAGTTCTCCAACTTCCACCACACCAAAATCAACCATGTTTAGTCCTCCTCCTGGGTGTGTTTGCAGTTGGTCAGATTGGCTGGACTTTGGTGGCCCAACAACAGGTCCTAACGGTGGTGCAGTAATACCGATTGAAAAAATAACTGATACCCATTCTTCCCTATGCAAAATACCAATACAAGTGGAATGTCGGGCAAAACTTTTCCCTGGACTCCCTTTATCACAGCTTGGCCAGACAGTGAAATGTAATGCAAAAGATGGATTGATTTGCTTAAACAGAAACCAAGGCCTCATACAGCGGTGCTTTGACTATGAGATCAGAGTGCTCTGTTGTGATGGAAACTGTGGCAGCCTCCCAACACATGAACCACTTTCAGCCACCACTAAAGTGTCATCAACAAGCACATCCACATCAGCAAGTACATCAACACCAACAGTCCAGAGTTCCACCACTAGCACAAGCACTTCTTCTCCTGTAACATCCACTCCAACTCATTCAACAAGTTCTTCAACTTCCACAACACCAAAATCAACCACTGTTAATCCTCCTCCTGGATGTGTTTGCAGTTGGTCAGATTGGCTGGACTTCGGAGGCCCAATAACAGGTCAAAACGGTGGTGAATCAATTCCAATTAAAAAATAA